A single region of the Gracilibacillus caseinilyticus genome encodes:
- a CDS encoding DNA primase family protein — MQNKENVTINPFGGWKYKEGMEEIKAEKVKKLYPEEYEKQIAIYHDKDYEWDGILTKDDYKNRKEVVREFVEKWKPEFEKPIHNEKEETKKSNDDKGNKQDEWDVRNFFSKEKNKFLPSKLGRAINSKIKTFFDGGTLYYYRDGVYLPNGEPKINKIIQNILKEESSAHRKREVIDWIKTNNDIRTNTTKINPNDGWINVNNGLLNLKTKELKDHTYKRISTVQLPVTYDPKANNPTVNNFIESVVHKESVPLIHEMIGYILTSDTKAQKAFILQSGGGSGKSVMVTMLQAFVGNGNYSTVPAQDIDADKFSAIRLKGKILNVVDDLKKQRFSDTGKFKSSVTGGEILVEEKGKPQEIIKPTAKHIFCMNTIPDSNDMSQAWSDRWIMIPLPNRFRGGKNEDKQLPDKLTTEESLSTLLNLALDGLDRLRSNNYRFSENQHTEELKTNHMKESNPISLFIDEVCNINEDAEIIGDTLYKAYKTYCDEDGYKPLTKIKFNRYIKANLKLEQYRPNKNNKKPTWKGISLN, encoded by the coding sequence ATGCAAAATAAGGAAAATGTGACAATTAATCCTTTTGGTGGATGGAAGTACAAAGAAGGAATGGAGGAAATTAAAGCTGAAAAGGTCAAAAAATTATATCCAGAGGAATACGAAAAACAAATTGCCATATACCATGATAAAGATTACGAATGGGATGGTATTTTAACTAAGGATGATTATAAAAATAGAAAAGAAGTTGTCCGGGAATTTGTTGAAAAGTGGAAGCCTGAATTTGAAAAGCCAATACATAATGAAAAAGAGGAAACAAAAAAATCAAATGATGATAAAGGAAATAAACAAGATGAATGGGATGTAAGAAATTTTTTCAGTAAAGAAAAGAATAAATTTTTACCATCAAAATTAGGAAGAGCAATAAACAGCAAAATAAAAACTTTCTTTGATGGTGGTACGCTTTACTACTACCGAGATGGTGTGTATTTGCCTAACGGTGAGCCGAAGATTAATAAAATCATCCAAAACATATTAAAAGAAGAAAGTTCAGCACATAGAAAGCGTGAAGTAATTGATTGGATTAAAACTAATAATGATATTAGGACAAATACAACTAAAATCAATCCTAATGATGGGTGGATTAACGTAAATAACGGCTTGTTAAATTTAAAGACAAAAGAATTGAAAGATCATACATATAAAAGAATTTCTACTGTTCAGTTACCTGTCACATACGATCCGAAAGCCAACAACCCTACAGTAAATAATTTTATTGAAAGTGTGGTACATAAAGAATCTGTTCCATTGATTCATGAAATGATTGGTTACATTCTAACAAGTGATACTAAAGCGCAGAAGGCATTTATACTCCAAAGTGGTGGGGGTAGTGGCAAATCAGTAATGGTTACTATGTTGCAAGCATTTGTTGGTAATGGAAATTACAGCACTGTTCCTGCTCAAGACATAGACGCTGATAAATTTAGTGCCATCCGTTTAAAAGGGAAAATATTGAACGTAGTTGATGATTTAAAGAAACAAAGGTTTTCGGATACAGGAAAGTTTAAATCTTCTGTAACAGGTGGAGAAATCTTAGTGGAGGAAAAAGGAAAGCCGCAAGAAATCATTAAACCAACTGCTAAGCATATTTTTTGTATGAACACTATACCTGATTCTAACGATATGTCACAAGCTTGGTCGGATAGGTGGATCATGATTCCTTTGCCAAATAGGTTTAGAGGCGGAAAAAATGAAGATAAACAATTACCAGATAAATTAACAACCGAAGAATCACTATCAACATTATTAAATCTAGCCTTAGATGGATTAGATAGATTGAGATCTAATAATTACCGATTCTCAGAAAACCAACATACAGAAGAATTAAAAACGAATCATATGAAGGAGTCTAATCCTATTTCATTATTTATTGATGAAGTTTGTAATATCAATGAAGATGCTGAAATAATAGGCGATACTTTGTATAAAGCATATAAAACATATTGTGATGAAGACGGATATAAACCTCTTACAAAAATAAAGTTTAATAGATACATAAAAGCCAATTTAAAATTAGAGCAATACAGACCAAACAAGAATAACAAAAAACCAACTTGGAAAGGCATTAGTCTAAATTAA
- a CDS encoding helix-turn-helix domain-containing protein, with translation MEVNDRELWMLKRKRKKITHQMLAEVLDCTQAHISLYENGKTNMSPEKERMYQNYISKY, from the coding sequence TTGGAAGTAAATGATCGAGAATTATGGATGTTAAAACGGAAAAGGAAGAAGATCACTCACCAAATGCTGGCAGAAGTACTGGACTGCACACAGGCACACATATCTTTATACGAGAATGGTAAAACCAACATGAGTCCAGAGAAAGAAAGAATGTACCAAAACTACATATCAAAGTATTAA
- a CDS encoding tyrosine-type recombinase/integrase has protein sequence MFLEDAFEEYKYYCLARNFTDKTMKNKHQEYKQLKKYLTKKRSITKLEQITHHDLKAYVYQKQKSGLQPQSIVSMAKQIIAFFNWCVKEEYLMANPMDKVTLPKVPKKTKQGFTEDEVYRMIRCWSDKSYLEMRGKTMVAMMADLGLRAMEVRGMTVDDIRDTTILIRGKGNKERVVFASHQLKRILVKYERIRKQFLKSKGYDDPHYFLNYKGDPITHATVHNIVKEAADRTGVKDAHPHKFRHFYSTEVVSNTKANMDIYSLSRLLGHADISTTQRYLQSLTDEKLKVKANSSSPLSKFRF, from the coding sequence GTGTTTTTAGAAGATGCATTCGAAGAATACAAATACTATTGTTTGGCTAGAAATTTCACAGATAAGACCATGAAAAATAAGCATCAAGAATATAAGCAACTAAAAAAGTATCTAACTAAAAAAAGATCCATTACAAAATTAGAGCAAATTACACATCATGATCTAAAAGCTTATGTGTATCAAAAGCAAAAGTCAGGCTTGCAACCTCAATCTATTGTAAGTATGGCGAAACAAATTATTGCTTTTTTCAATTGGTGTGTAAAAGAGGAATATTTGATGGCAAATCCAATGGACAAAGTAACTTTACCCAAAGTACCAAAGAAAACAAAACAGGGATTTACAGAAGATGAAGTATATAGGATGATTAGGTGCTGGTCGGATAAAAGTTATCTAGAGATGAGAGGGAAGACAATGGTAGCCATGATGGCAGACTTAGGATTAAGAGCAATGGAAGTCAGAGGAATGACCGTAGACGATATTAGAGATACGACAATACTTATTAGAGGAAAAGGAAACAAGGAAAGAGTAGTATTTGCCTCTCATCAATTAAAGCGTATTTTGGTTAAATATGAACGAATTAGAAAACAATTTTTAAAATCCAAAGGATATGATGACCCTCATTACTTTTTAAACTATAAGGGTGATCCAATCACACATGCTACTGTTCATAACATTGTGAAGGAAGCTGCTGATAGAACAGGAGTAAAAGACGCTCATCCACACAAATTTAGGCATTTTTACTCAACTGAGGTTGTAAGCAATACAAAAGCAAATATGGATATCTATAGCTTATCTCGTTTGCTTGGACATGCCGATATATCGACTACTCAGAGATATTTACAGTCTTTGACCGATGAAAAGTTAAAGGTAAAGGCAAACAGTAGTAGTCCATTGTCTAAATTTAGATTTTAA
- a CDS encoding YneF family protein — MSTIWVVLIAIACLIAGVALGFFIARKYMMNYLKKNPPINEQMLRTMMMQMGQKPSQKKIKQMMRSMNNQMDNK, encoded by the coding sequence ATGAGTACAATCTGGGTCGTATTAATTGCGATTGCTTGTCTGATTGCTGGGGTAGCATTAGGCTTCTTTATCGCAAGAAAATACATGATGAACTATTTAAAGAAAAACCCACCTATTAACGAACAAATGTTGCGAACAATGATGATGCAGATGGGACAAAAACCGTCACAAAAGAAAATCAAGCAAATGATGCGTTCTATGAACAACCAAATGGATAATAAATAG
- the tkt gene encoding transketolase encodes MSNQTEQLSINSIRTLSIDAIEQANSGHPGLPMGAAPMAYTLWTEHMNHNPKSSKWFNRDRFVLSAGHGSMLLYSLLHLSGYDVTIEDLKGFRQWDSRTPGHPEVHHTDGVEATTGPLGQGIAMSVGMAMAEKHLSAKYNEDDYNMVDHHTYAIVSDGDLMEGVSHETASLAGHLKLGKLIALYDSNDISLDGELNKSFSENVEGRFKAYGWQVIRVEDGNDTKAISNAIAEAKQNTEQPTLIEVKTVIGYGSPNKSGSAASHGAALGAEEVALTKEFYSWEHEAFHVPEEVYQDFKTKIVDNGKEKEQKWNELFDAYKNAHPELAKELDDAINERLPEGWEKELPVYETGKDEAATRATSGEVLNAIAKTVPTLFGGSADLAGSNKTNLKDAGDFSAATPENRNIWFGVREFAMAAALNGMALHGGLKVFGGTFFVFSDYLRPAVRLSAIQNLPVTYVLTHDSIAVGEDGPTHEPVEQLAAFRAMPNLSVIRPADGNEVQAAWRLAVESTSQPTALVLTRQNLPTLDGTAEKAYEGVKKGGYVVSPASKETPDAILVATGSEVQLAVKAQKQLKEEGKDVSVVSIPSWDRFDKQDAAYKESVLPSAVTKRVAVEMASSLGWERYVGIEGKIISIDRFGASANGNKIIEEYGFTVENVVNHVNELF; translated from the coding sequence ATGTCAAACCAAACTGAACAATTGTCTATTAATTCAATCAGAACATTGTCGATAGACGCAATTGAACAAGCAAATTCCGGACACCCGGGCTTACCAATGGGTGCTGCTCCAATGGCATATACGCTTTGGACTGAGCATATGAACCATAACCCAAAAAGTTCTAAATGGTTTAATAGAGACCGTTTCGTACTTTCTGCAGGTCACGGTTCTATGTTACTTTATAGCTTACTTCATTTATCTGGTTATGATGTAACGATTGAAGACCTTAAAGGATTCCGTCAATGGGATTCCAGAACTCCAGGTCACCCGGAAGTTCACCATACTGATGGTGTAGAAGCAACTACCGGACCATTAGGACAAGGTATTGCTATGAGTGTTGGTATGGCAATGGCTGAGAAACATCTTTCAGCTAAATACAACGAAGATGACTATAACATGGTAGATCATCACACTTATGCTATTGTCAGTGACGGTGACTTAATGGAAGGTGTTTCTCATGAGACTGCTTCATTAGCAGGTCACCTGAAACTTGGCAAACTTATTGCTTTATACGATTCCAACGATATTTCATTAGACGGGGAATTGAATAAATCATTTTCTGAAAATGTAGAAGGTCGTTTCAAAGCATATGGCTGGCAAGTAATTCGTGTGGAAGATGGTAATGATACGAAAGCAATCTCTAATGCGATTGCAGAAGCGAAACAAAATACAGAGCAGCCTACTTTAATCGAAGTGAAAACTGTAATTGGCTATGGTTCCCCAAATAAATCAGGATCTGCAGCTTCTCACGGTGCAGCACTTGGTGCGGAAGAAGTTGCCTTAACAAAAGAATTCTATAGTTGGGAACATGAAGCATTCCATGTACCTGAAGAAGTTTACCAAGATTTCAAAACAAAAATCGTTGACAATGGTAAAGAGAAAGAGCAGAAATGGAACGAACTATTCGACGCTTATAAAAATGCTCATCCAGAATTAGCAAAAGAATTAGATGACGCGATCAATGAGAGATTACCTGAAGGCTGGGAAAAAGAATTACCAGTATATGAAACTGGAAAAGATGAAGCAGCAACACGTGCTACATCAGGTGAAGTGTTAAATGCTATTGCCAAAACAGTCCCAACTTTATTCGGTGGTAGTGCCGATTTAGCAGGTTCTAACAAAACTAATTTGAAAGATGCTGGAGATTTCTCTGCGGCAACACCAGAAAACCGCAATATTTGGTTCGGTGTACGCGAATTCGCGATGGCAGCAGCTTTAAATGGTATGGCATTACATGGCGGATTAAAAGTGTTCGGTGGTACATTCTTCGTATTTAGTGACTATTTACGTCCAGCTGTTCGTTTATCAGCGATCCAAAACCTACCTGTAACTTATGTATTAACACATGATTCCATTGCTGTAGGGGAAGATGGACCAACTCACGAACCGGTTGAACAATTAGCTGCTTTCCGAGCAATGCCGAACCTTTCTGTTATTCGTCCAGCAGACGGTAACGAAGTGCAGGCTGCATGGAGATTAGCTGTAGAATCAACATCTCAGCCGACTGCATTAGTCTTAACTCGTCAAAACCTGCCAACACTAGATGGTACTGCAGAAAAAGCATACGAAGGTGTGAAAAAAGGTGGATATGTTGTAAGTCCAGCTTCTAAAGAAACACCGGATGCAATTCTTGTAGCGACAGGTTCTGAAGTCCAGCTAGCGGTAAAAGCACAAAAACAATTGAAAGAAGAAGGAAAAGACGTAAGTGTTGTAAGTATTCCTTCATGGGATCGCTTTGATAAGCAGGATGCTGCTTACAAAGAATCTGTATTACCTAGTGCAGTAACTAAACGTGTTGCAGTTGAAATGGCTTCTTCATTAGGTTGGGAGCGTTACGTAGGTATCGAAGGTAAGATTATTTCAATCGATCGCTTTGGTGCATCTGCAAATGGAAACAAAATTATTGAAGAATATGGCTTCACTGTGGAGAATGTTGTTAATCACGTGAACGAATTATTCTAA
- a CDS encoding DUF896 domain-containing protein, with product MLSQDKIARINELSKKSKSEGLTEEEKKEQKELREAYLKNVRKSFKNQLKGMTVVDPNGDDVTPEKLKQLKKKK from the coding sequence ATGCTTTCCCAAGATAAAATTGCTCGTATTAATGAGTTATCGAAAAAATCTAAATCAGAAGGTTTAACAGAAGAAGAAAAAAAAGAACAAAAAGAATTACGAGAAGCTTATTTGAAAAATGTTAGGAAATCTTTTAAAAATCAATTAAAAGGAATGACGGTCGTTGATCCGAATGGCGATGACGTTACTCCAGAAAAATTAAAACAGTTAAAGAAGAAGAAGTAG
- a CDS encoding YneB family resolvase-like protein, translating into MSRAIIYCRVSTSKDTQETSIKRQKEELRYFASRYEMEVVQVIEEKQSGYEIEREGVFTLLEAFQNNTADTLLIQDETRLGRGNTKIALLHQLQRLDVSIFCLAQNGELQLSEGDSMVLQIVSIVEEYQLKLHNAKIKRGMRKAVDNGFNPAENLSNQHLAKGRERKHFPIEEVKRLRKNNLTFHEIASVLRGMGYNVSKATVHRRYQEYQSLEKSMKED; encoded by the coding sequence ATGTCTAGAGCCATTATTTATTGTCGGGTAAGTACAAGTAAAGACACACAAGAGACTTCAATCAAACGGCAAAAGGAAGAATTGCGTTATTTTGCATCCCGATATGAGATGGAGGTTGTGCAAGTAATAGAAGAGAAACAGAGCGGTTATGAAATCGAAAGGGAAGGTGTCTTTACTCTCCTCGAAGCATTTCAAAACAACACAGCAGATACATTACTTATCCAAGATGAAACGAGATTAGGGCGAGGAAATACGAAGATCGCTTTACTGCATCAGCTACAACGGTTAGATGTATCCATCTTTTGCTTAGCACAGAATGGCGAATTGCAATTGTCAGAAGGAGATTCGATGGTATTACAAATCGTCTCGATTGTGGAAGAATATCAACTTAAATTACATAACGCTAAAATCAAACGAGGCATGAGAAAAGCTGTTGATAACGGATTTAATCCAGCGGAGAATCTGTCCAATCAACACCTTGCGAAAGGAAGAGAACGCAAACATTTTCCGATCGAAGAAGTGAAACGGCTGAGAAAAAATAATCTGACCTTTCATGAAATTGCATCTGTCTTACGAGGGATGGGATATAATGTTTCGAAAGCCACGGTCCATCGGCGTTATCAGGAATACCAATCACTTGAAAAGTCTATGAAGGAAGATTAA
- the lexA gene encoding transcriptional repressor LexA: protein MTNLSKRQEEILAYIKEQVELKGYPPSVREIGEAVGLASSSTVHGHLARLEKKGYIRRDPTKPRAIEVLPQDGDLEIPKTEATFAPVIGKVTAGLPITAVENIEEYIPIPHNEMHASEQLFVLIIEGDSMIEAGILNGDKVIVKQQNTAENGDIVVAMTEESEATVKRFFKEKDHIRLQPENATMDALIYDNVSILGRVVGLYRSL from the coding sequence ATGACAAATCTATCAAAGCGACAAGAGGAGATTTTAGCTTATATTAAAGAACAAGTAGAGTTAAAAGGATATCCACCCTCTGTTCGCGAGATTGGAGAGGCAGTCGGTCTAGCATCTAGCTCAACGGTACACGGACATCTCGCGCGATTAGAGAAGAAAGGATATATTCGCAGAGATCCTACGAAACCAAGAGCAATTGAAGTATTGCCACAAGATGGCGATTTAGAAATCCCTAAGACAGAAGCAACCTTTGCTCCCGTAATTGGTAAAGTAACAGCAGGGCTTCCAATTACAGCAGTAGAAAATATTGAAGAATACATCCCAATCCCACATAATGAAATGCATGCAAGTGAACAGTTGTTCGTATTGATTATTGAAGGGGACAGTATGATTGAAGCCGGTATTCTCAATGGAGACAAAGTGATTGTCAAACAGCAAAACACAGCTGAAAACGGGGATATCGTAGTTGCCATGACAGAAGAAAGCGAAGCAACGGTAAAACGTTTCTTCAAGGAAAAGGATCATATTCGACTGCAGCCTGAAAACGCGACAATGGATGCGTTAATCTACGATAATGTTAGCATTCTTGGTAGAGTTGTCGGCTTATACCGCAGCTTATAA
- a CDS encoding S8 family peptidase, which produces MVQNKVHLIPYTIQSIEDSKNETPEGVQLVQAPALWEKGFEGEDIVVAVIDTGIESDHPDFKDQIIGGRNFTSDYNGDQNNFEDNNGHGTHVSGTIAASLNGDGVVGVAPKAKILSLKALTGEGSGEYDWIINAINYAVEWRGPNNVRARVISMSLGGPNDITEMHEAIQNAVSKDISVVVATGNEGDGNEETPEYAYPGAYNEVISVGAVDLNLQIAPFSNTNNEVDLVAPGVDILSTYLDSKFAKLSGTSMAAPHVAGALALIINLSEKEFERSVIESEVYAQLVRRTLPLEFQNSAEGNGFLLLNLVDQLDRIIAPNVNETNKTSKK; this is translated from the coding sequence ATGGTACAAAATAAGGTTCACTTAATTCCTTATACGATTCAATCGATTGAGGATTCCAAAAATGAGACCCCAGAAGGCGTTCAACTAGTACAGGCCCCTGCCTTGTGGGAAAAAGGTTTTGAAGGAGAAGATATAGTAGTTGCAGTGATAGACACTGGAATTGAGTCAGATCATCCAGACTTTAAAGATCAAATTATTGGCGGACGAAATTTTACAAGCGATTATAATGGAGACCAAAACAACTTTGAAGACAATAACGGTCACGGAACACATGTATCAGGAACTATTGCAGCAAGTCTTAATGGCGATGGGGTTGTGGGTGTTGCTCCAAAGGCTAAAATATTAAGTCTAAAAGCTTTGACTGGAGAAGGTTCAGGTGAGTATGACTGGATCATTAATGCGATAAACTATGCAGTTGAATGGCGCGGTCCGAACAACGTACGGGCACGAGTTATTTCCATGTCCTTGGGTGGGCCTAATGATATCACTGAAATGCATGAAGCCATTCAAAATGCAGTCAGTAAGGATATATCTGTCGTTGTCGCTACGGGAAATGAAGGAGATGGAAATGAGGAAACTCCTGAATATGCTTATCCTGGAGCGTATAACGAGGTCATTAGTGTAGGTGCTGTTGACTTAAACTTACAGATTGCTCCATTTTCGAATACTAATAATGAGGTAGATCTTGTAGCTCCAGGAGTAGATATTTTATCAACTTATTTAGATAGTAAGTTTGCTAAACTATCAGGAACATCTATGGCTGCTCCCCATGTAGCAGGTGCTTTAGCTTTAATCATTAATTTAAGTGAAAAAGAGTTTGAAAGATCTGTTATTGAGTCAGAAGTTTATGCTCAACTTGTTAGACGTACCCTACCACTTGAATTTCAAAATAGCGCTGAAGGTAATGGCTTTCTTTTGCTTAATCTGGTTGACCAACTAGATAGAATTATTGCTCCAAATGTAAACGAAACGAATAAAACTTCAAAGAAATAA
- a CDS encoding endonuclease I family protein, which translates to MNKLEGEKLKNTLLKLRINQKKIKNTKEYYDEEEDLRIIKEYYRYINFDDADPTNLYEQLNRLTTSTHENQLPYNSETRDYLYSTIDLHMDGNLKSIYSGSHKDPEQTIKEDHETVQLRQQEYEKLSSYKSEEDDLWIKSLAKIERDNMFNCEHVVPQSWFDEDNPMRGDLHHLFTCDKKCNSTRSNYPYVDFKDYTPDMDIETIKTQCGKYEKEKFEPESGKGEVARATLYFLIRYPGIINQYNDLDIETLLNWHQKFEVSKHEKHRNKEIFHIQKNRNPLIDFPEYADRINFKLSKDSN; encoded by the coding sequence ATGAACAAATTGGAAGGTGAAAAATTAAAAAACACATTGCTGAAATTAAGAATTAATCAAAAGAAAATTAAAAATACGAAAGAATACTATGATGAAGAGGAAGATTTACGCATTATCAAAGAATATTATCGATACATTAACTTTGACGATGCAGACCCAACTAACTTATATGAGCAACTAAATAGATTAACGACAAGTACACATGAAAATCAACTTCCTTATAATTCTGAAACGCGTGATTATCTTTATTCTACAATTGATCTCCATATGGACGGGAACTTAAAAAGTATCTATTCAGGAAGCCACAAAGATCCTGAACAAACCATCAAAGAAGATCATGAAACAGTACAACTAAGGCAACAAGAGTATGAAAAATTGTCAAGTTATAAATCAGAAGAGGATGATTTGTGGATCAAATCATTAGCAAAAATTGAACGTGACAACATGTTTAATTGTGAACATGTCGTTCCTCAGTCATGGTTTGATGAAGATAATCCAATGAGAGGCGATCTACACCATCTTTTCACATGCGACAAAAAATGTAATTCGACCAGATCCAATTATCCTTACGTTGATTTCAAAGACTACACACCAGATATGGACATTGAGACAATAAAAACACAATGCGGAAAATACGAAAAAGAAAAATTTGAACCCGAAAGCGGCAAAGGTGAGGTTGCCAGAGCAACATTATACTTTTTGATAAGATATCCTGGGATAATTAATCAATACAACGATCTAGATATTGAAACCCTTCTAAATTGGCATCAAAAATTTGAAGTGTCCAAACACGAAAAACACCGTAATAAAGAAATATTCCATATTCAAAAGAATAGAAATCCCCTCATTGATTTTCCTGAATACGCAGATAGAATTAATTTCAAGCTAAGCAAAGATAGCAATTAA